The Propionispora vibrioides DNA segment GCGGTTATACGGGAACTGTCCAAAACAGGAATCATTCATGCCGATGCATTGACGGTAGATGGAACGATCGGCACACGGATTGAACAGGCTGTGATTAGGCGGCCTGATGTCATTAAGACTGTTGAGGAGCCATACCGCAAGCGGGGTGGCATTGCCATATTGCACGGTAATCTGGCATTGGATGGTGCGGTGGTAAAAGAAAGTGCGGTAGCCGAAGACATGCTGATATTCAAAGGTCCGGCAAGAGTGTTTAATTCTGAGGATGAAGCCATTGAGGCGATTATCGGCAAGCAGGTAAACAATGGGGAAGTGGTGGTGATTCGCTATGAGGGGCCGAAAGGCGGACCGGGGATGCGTGAAATGCTTAATCCCACTGCGGTTATTGCCGGTATGGGACTGCGGGTGGCATTGCTAACCGACGGTCGTTTTAGCGGCGCAACCAGAGGGGCCTGTATTGGGCACATCTCTCCCGAAGCGGCCGAGGGAGGGACGATTGCGTTGGTTAAAGAGGGCGATATAATCAGCATTGATATTCCGGCACGGAAACTGGAAGTCGTTATACCGGACGAGGAACTGGCGCGGCGCCGGGATGAATGGTCGGCACCGGAGCCTAAGGTGAAGGGCGGCTATCTGGCAAGGTATATGAGAATGGTAACTTCGGCCAGCACCGGAGCTGTTGTGAAGTAAAGGAAAAGTATGATCCCTCCTGACAATGCGCACAATACCTGTATTGGCGGTTGTCAGGAGTTTTTTTATGCAAACGCCCAAGTTGTAAAAAAACACGCCTAGGGCGTGTCTTCAAACTAACGGAATGGTTCATGGCGAGTGATTTTTGCGTCAGCCCGAGTTACACCCTAAAGGGCACAGGCAATTTTGTAGGAATAGCGGCCCCTATTTCAAAAAAAATTAATGAAGTATGGCACAAAAAGCACCGTCAAGGAGCGTTTCGGATAGTTTGGAGACACGCTCTAGGAGGGTTATTCTTAAAAATAGCGAATTTAGTTGTTAAAAAATAATTACATAGAGGTTAACCATGGATGATAAGATCGGTTTACTTGTAAAACAATATGCTGAGAAAGTTATTCTGCTGCGCCGCCATTTTCACAAGTATCCGGAGGTCAGCGGGAAAGAGTTCAATACGCAGAAAAAAATCATGGAAGAATTGACGGTTATTGGTCTCCAGCCGCGTAAGGCCGCCGGTACGGGAGTGGTTGTTGAAATTGAAGGAACCAGGCCGGGAAAAACCGTGGCAATACGGGCAGATATGGACGCTTTGAAAATTCAGGACGAAGGAACCGCCGAATATCATTCGGTACATGACGGTGTCTGCCATGCCTGCGGCCACGACGGCCATACCGCTATGCTGCTGGGAGTTGCCCAAATTCTGTCGGAATATAAAGAGTTCAGCGGAACCGCACGGCTTTTGTTTCAGCCCACGGAAGAAGAGCCGCCTAGCGGTGCCATGTCTTTAATTAAAGAGGGAGCTCTTGACGGCGTTGCGTCGATTATTGGCGTTCACTTATGGCAGGCCTTGGCAGTCGGAACCATCGGCAGTACTTATGGCCCGATGATGGCATCACCCGATGAATTTATCATTACCGTTCAGGGCCGTGGCGGCCATGGGTCTATGCCGCATCAGACGGTTGATGCCTTATTAGCGGGAACACAGATTGTGTTAGCGCTCAATACGGTTGTTAGCCGGAATGTTGACCCGATGGATTCGGCCGTACTTTCCGTATGCTCTTTCCAGTCCGGGAATGTATATAATGTCATTCCCGATACGGCTACAATCAGAGGGACGATACGTACCTTTAAATTGGAGCTGCGGCAGGCTATTCTTTCCCGGATAGAACAAATTGTTCTGGGCATAGGCGCGGCAACGGGAACTACCTGTGTCTTTAAAAAAGGAACCGGCTGCCCGCCGGTAATCAACGCGCCGGAGATTGTCAAACAGGGAATGCTGGCTGGCGCCGAGATCGTAGGAGCGGATAAGGTGCTGGAAATATCGCCGGTGATGAGCGGTGAGGACTTTTCCTGTTATCAGGAGAAAATTCCGGGCGGGTTTTTCTTTATCGGGAGCGGGAATCCGGCCAAAGGCATTATTTATCCGCAGCATCATCCCAAATTTGATATTGATGAGGCAGCCTTGTCTTATGGAACGGAATTTTTGCTCAGGACTGCTTTGAAGCTGCTATGAAACAGCATGACGGGCTTTAAAACATTTTTTGCAGGAATGTTTGTTTAATGTTACAATCATACTCGGTATAGGTTTCGTCAGAATGGTAGGTGATAGAATATGCATATCGTTTTAGTAGAACCGGAAATTCCCGGCAATACGGGAAATGTTGCCCGGTTATGCGCAGCAACAAACAGTGAGCTTCATTTAGTAAAACCGCTTGGTTTTTCCATAGAAGACCGTTACTTGAAGCGTGCCGGTCTGGACTATTGGCACTTGGTCAAAGTACATATTCATGAGTCTTTTGCCGAGGTGGCAGCCACCTATGCAGGACATAATTTTTATTTCAATACAACAAAGGCGTCGAAGCACTATACGGAAATGACATATCAGACTGATGATTTCTTAGTATTTGGCAAAGAAACCGCCGGCCTGCCGGAAGCTTTGCTGGCGGCGAATCATGAAAATTGCATCCGGATTCCTATGTTGAATGAGGCTCGCTCTTTAAACTTATCCAATGCGGTGGCTATTGTGGTATACGAGGGTTTGCGGCAGCAAAATTTTATCAATTTAAGGTGATTGAATGTCTTACGCATTATTTGGCTCGGCTGGCAATCCGGACGCATTCTATCAATCCGGGCATAAAGCCTCGGTGGAAATGCCGGCCTGGCTGGCAAAACACGGGCTCACGGCCTACGAATATCAATGCAGCCGTGGTGCTCGCGTAAAGGAAGCAACGGCCTGCGCCATAGGCCAAACAGCCATGGCCCACGGCATACGGCTTAGTATACATGCCCCGTATTATATCAGTCTGGCCACTAATGATGCCCAAATTTCAGCCAATACGGTGCAGCATTTTATCCGCTCTTTACGGGTAGCGCATTGGCTGGGGGCAGACCGGATTGTTTTTCATATGGGCGGCTGTGGTAAGGAGCCGCGGGAGACGGCGCTGGAAAAGGCGAAAGCCTCATTTGCTGCGGTGTTGAATGAGATAGAAAAGGAAGGGTTGGGCGGCATATATTTGGCCCCGGAAACCATGGGCAAACAGAACCAACTAGGGAATCTGGAGGAGGTGCTGGCCCTTTGCCGGATGTCGCCCTGGGTTATTCCGGCCGTTGATTTCGGACATCTTCATGCCGTCAGTACCGGTGGGTATACCCGCAAGGAAGAATATGCGGCGGTTTTTGACCGGATTGGCGAAGAATTAGGTGCTGAAATTGCTAAGCATCTGCATATTCATTTTAGCAAGATTGAATTTACCAAAGCGGGAGAAAAAAGGCACTGGACGTTTGCCGATCCTTTCGGACCACCGCATGAGCCGCTATTGGAGCTATGCGCCGAGCTGGGTTATACACCGCGGATTATTTGTGAATCAGCCGGCACACAGGCCGCTGATGCCAGGCAAATGCAGGAAATGTATTTCCGGTTGTTGGGCATAGGGAACCGCTGATTTAATGAACCTGC contains these protein-coding regions:
- a CDS encoding M20 metallopeptidase family protein, translating into MDDKIGLLVKQYAEKVILLRRHFHKYPEVSGKEFNTQKKIMEELTVIGLQPRKAAGTGVVVEIEGTRPGKTVAIRADMDALKIQDEGTAEYHSVHDGVCHACGHDGHTAMLLGVAQILSEYKEFSGTARLLFQPTEEEPPSGAMSLIKEGALDGVASIIGVHLWQALAVGTIGSTYGPMMASPDEFIITVQGRGGHGSMPHQTVDALLAGTQIVLALNTVVSRNVDPMDSAVLSVCSFQSGNVYNVIPDTATIRGTIRTFKLELRQAILSRIEQIVLGIGAATGTTCVFKKGTGCPPVINAPEIVKQGMLAGAEIVGADKVLEISPVMSGEDFSCYQEKIPGGFFFIGSGNPAKGIIYPQHHPKFDIDEAALSYGTEFLLRTALKLL
- the trmL gene encoding tRNA (uridine(34)/cytosine(34)/5-carboxymethylaminomethyluridine(34)-2'-O)-methyltransferase TrmL: MHIVLVEPEIPGNTGNVARLCAATNSELHLVKPLGFSIEDRYLKRAGLDYWHLVKVHIHESFAEVAATYAGHNFYFNTTKASKHYTEMTYQTDDFLVFGKETAGLPEALLAANHENCIRIPMLNEARSLNLSNAVAIVVYEGLRQQNFINLR
- a CDS encoding TIM barrel protein — its product is MSYALFGSAGNPDAFYQSGHKASVEMPAWLAKHGLTAYEYQCSRGARVKEATACAIGQTAMAHGIRLSIHAPYYISLATNDAQISANTVQHFIRSLRVAHWLGADRIVFHMGGCGKEPRETALEKAKASFAAVLNEIEKEGLGGIYLAPETMGKQNQLGNLEEVLALCRMSPWVIPAVDFGHLHAVSTGGYTRKEEYAAVFDRIGEELGAEIAKHLHIHFSKIEFTKAGEKRHWTFADPFGPPHEPLLELCAELGYTPRIICESAGTQAADARQMQEMYFRLLGIGNR